The Listeria monocytogenes genome window below encodes:
- a CDS encoding MerR family transcriptional regulator — MHTLSSGEIAQLFQISKYKIRHYIDEGILVPKRNPENGYYYFEETDIYRLYQIILFRKIGFSIQEIKESLLGEKVTPMLEQAEQDLQQQIEELVGIQKTIQKIIHSQKEMRLNEITFVAKEDRYFKKVPNQIVDKNTINYSQAAKHNLPDLEEPFYIFCKQNTGVICLKSIKKRSDYTFPAGEYARKSFITKDEATIETQIQLFLEELKYPTTSMILYENIYPSLAYPDAMVYTMEVPL; from the coding sequence ATGCATACTCTTTCCAGTGGCGAAATCGCGCAACTTTTTCAAATATCTAAATATAAAATCCGTCATTATATTGATGAAGGTATTCTAGTTCCCAAACGAAATCCTGAAAATGGCTATTATTATTTTGAAGAAACAGATATTTACCGTTTATATCAAATTATTCTTTTTAGAAAAATTGGCTTTTCTATTCAAGAAATAAAAGAAAGTTTGCTTGGTGAAAAAGTGACTCCCATGTTAGAGCAGGCTGAACAAGATTTGCAACAACAAATAGAAGAATTAGTAGGAATTCAGAAAACGATTCAGAAAATCATTCATTCGCAAAAAGAAATGCGTTTAAATGAAATCACGTTTGTAGCTAAAGAAGACCGTTATTTTAAAAAAGTTCCTAACCAAATAGTTGATAAAAACACTATCAACTACTCCCAAGCCGCAAAACACAATCTACCGGATTTAGAGGAACCTTTTTACATTTTCTGCAAGCAAAACACTGGTGTAATCTGCCTTAAGAGCATTAAAAAAAGGAGTGATTATACTTTTCCGGCTGGCGAATATGCTCGTAAATCTTTTATTACCAAAGATGAAGCAACTATTGAAACGCAAATCCAACTATTTTTAGAAGAATTAAAATATCCTACAACAAGCATGATATTATACGAAAACATCTACCCTTCACTCGCCTATCCGGACGCAATGGTTTACACAATGGAAGTGCCGTTATGA